In a genomic window of Nodosilinea sp. E11:
- a CDS encoding ABC transporter permease yields the protein MATTPRSPLLRNPATKSAANVSVVLMWVGIVITLGFILIALLAPVMQTWGWVANPTTALQNPIHQPPGGDHWFGTTRQGYDVFSRTLFGTRAAWQVVLLATLLSVAIGVPLGMVSGYLGGWLDRALLFFMDTIYTLPGLLLSVTLAFVVGRGVLNAAIALSIAYIPQYYRVVRNHTVSIKTELFIEAAQAMGASTWTVLTRYLFLNVIQSVPVLFTLNAADAILVLGGLGFLGLGLPEQVPEWGADIRQALDALPTGIWWTALFPGLALTLMVTGLSLVGEGLNELMNPLQRRENWR from the coding sequence ATGGCCACTACTCCGCGATCGCCCCTGCTGCGCAACCCTGCCACCAAGTCAGCGGCCAACGTCTCGGTGGTGCTGATGTGGGTCGGCATTGTCATTACGCTGGGGTTCATTCTCATCGCTCTGCTGGCTCCGGTCATGCAGACCTGGGGCTGGGTGGCCAATCCCACCACCGCTCTCCAAAACCCGATTCACCAGCCCCCCGGCGGTGACCACTGGTTTGGCACGACTCGCCAGGGCTACGACGTCTTTTCTCGCACGCTGTTTGGCACCCGTGCTGCCTGGCAGGTGGTGCTGCTGGCGACCCTACTCAGTGTGGCGATCGGGGTGCCTTTGGGCATGGTCAGCGGCTACCTGGGTGGCTGGCTCGATCGCGCCCTGCTGTTCTTCATGGATACGATCTACACTCTGCCGGGGCTGCTGCTCTCGGTCACCCTGGCCTTTGTGGTGGGTCGGGGGGTGCTCAATGCCGCGATCGCCCTCAGCATTGCCTACATTCCCCAGTACTACCGGGTGGTGCGCAATCACACGGTCAGCATCAAGACCGAGCTGTTTATTGAAGCGGCCCAGGCCATGGGGGCTTCTACCTGGACGGTGCTCACCCGCTACCTGTTTCTCAACGTGATTCAAAGCGTGCCGGTGCTGTTTACCCTCAACGCCGCCGACGCCATTTTGGTGCTGGGGGGCCTAGGGTTCTTGGGCTTGGGTCTGCCCGAGCAGGTGCCCGAGTGGGGGGCCGACATTCGCCAAGCCCTTGATGCCCTGCCCACTGGCATCTGGTGGACGGCCCTGTTTCCTGGCCTAGCCCTCACCCTAATGGTGACGGGGCTGTCGCTGGTAGGCGAAGGCCTAAACGAATTGATGAACCCCCTCCAGCGCCGCGAAAACTGGCGCTAG
- a CDS encoding M48 family metalloprotease translates to MAGMNLFRTFALLALLSGLIVLAGYLLVGNETGLIYGLGFAALGSFGSWYYSDKAALAAFKAKPTPRDDAPELYARLDQLCDRAGIPTPALYLVPSESPNAFATGRDPNHAAIALTEGIIDLLPDDELDAVIAHELTHVRNRDTLTQAVAGTLAGSLTFLGRILTLGALYFPMARAGGRRGSNPIAILFLLVIAPFAAGLIRMAISRTREYAADAGAAEITENPMALVRALETLEAMGQKVPIHGNPAFSAMFIVNPLSKEGMMTLFMTHPSTADRIQRLKDLADKAIARQTEAAALSPTA, encoded by the coding sequence ATGGCTGGAATGAATCTGTTCAGAACCTTTGCGTTGTTGGCCTTGCTCAGCGGGCTAATTGTGCTGGCAGGGTATCTGCTGGTGGGCAATGAAACCGGCCTGATCTATGGGCTGGGGTTTGCCGCTCTGGGCAGTTTTGGCTCTTGGTACTACTCTGACAAAGCGGCGCTGGCAGCCTTTAAGGCCAAGCCCACCCCCCGAGACGACGCCCCAGAACTCTACGCAAGGCTAGATCAGTTGTGCGATCGCGCCGGTATTCCTACCCCTGCTCTCTACCTGGTGCCGTCGGAGTCGCCCAACGCCTTTGCCACGGGGCGAGATCCAAACCACGCGGCGATCGCCCTCACCGAAGGCATCATTGATCTGCTGCCCGATGACGAACTCGACGCCGTCATTGCCCACGAACTCACCCACGTACGCAACCGCGACACCCTGACCCAGGCCGTAGCAGGCACCCTGGCCGGGTCGCTCACTTTTCTGGGGCGCATTCTCACCCTGGGGGCGCTCTATTTCCCCATGGCACGGGCGGGCGGACGTCGGGGCAGCAACCCCATTGCCATCTTGTTTTTGTTGGTAATTGCGCCCTTTGCCGCCGGGCTGATTCGCATGGCCATTTCGCGCACCCGTGAGTACGCCGCCGATGCCGGAGCCGCCGAAATCACCGAAAACCCCATGGCCCTGGTGCGAGCGTTAGAAACCCTAGAAGCCATGGGGCAGAAAGTTCCCATTCATGGCAACCCAGCCTTTTCGGCCATGTTTATTGTCAACCCCCTCTCTAAAGAAGGGATGATGACCTTGTTTATGACCCACCCCTCTACAGCGGATCGAATTCAACGACTAAAAGACTTGGCCGACAAAGCGATCGCTAGGCAAACCGAAGCAGCCGCACTCAGCCCAACGGCCTAA
- a CDS encoding glutaredoxin family protein has product MTKFVLYSKPGCHLCEGLEEKLTAANHLPFKLEVRDITTRDDWFQRYQYEIPVLCQVIQAESGSQEIPLPRLSPRAPQAKVEQLIQTYLGQSKAE; this is encoded by the coding sequence ATGACAAAATTCGTGCTCTATAGCAAGCCCGGCTGCCACCTGTGCGAAGGGCTCGAAGAAAAACTGACCGCCGCCAACCACCTGCCCTTCAAGCTAGAAGTGCGCGACATCACCACCCGCGACGACTGGTTTCAGCGCTACCAGTACGAGATTCCAGTACTGTGTCAGGTGATCCAGGCAGAGTCGGGCAGCCAAGAAATTCCTCTGCCGCGCCTATCGCCTCGGGCACCCCAGGCCAAGGTGGAGCAATTGATACAGACTTATCTGGGCCAGAGTAAGGCAGAATAG
- a CDS encoding ATP-binding protein: MQSYQELSLHRLLQHSAAVPDYVQVKPKGFKAILQSTVDFLEAQDIQAHLLVKLPGGTAWNDDIQRYGQGLVPPYRVWRFLRLAPHQPLPAATDHEVLLALREGHTWRGDYFIVVQSEVFAAMVVAHRMQPLSATPPSEGQRLPTETDEDDDGSSPGEDASARSSYLSVCCSVNPELIATVVEAIRYPIDQEIAAGDLDAEVAALAQAWPQPGPSTAPTSVSLALIDRWLNWQLKRQEHLRQSASTYRRQALSMSTLSSQNEVLLNTLRLKDNFFNTVGQELRTPLTTIKTALTLLDSPHIKPPQRQRYMEMISHECDRQSALISGVLNLLQVETSLSQTELDPLNLAEAVPPVVSTYQPLAAEKGIMLAYTIPKKMPAVSCPDSWLRQIMMHLLNNSLKYTPSGGQVWVTARSTPNFAEIEVRDTGIGLSSGDLPRIFDHFYRGRNLPPDETEGAGLGLSIVQQLLLYCGGTVVAHSQPDLGTTMVVRLPLYHSSPDR, encoded by the coding sequence ATGCAGTCTTATCAAGAGCTATCTTTACACCGGCTACTTCAGCATAGTGCAGCGGTGCCTGACTACGTACAGGTCAAACCCAAAGGGTTTAAGGCCATTCTGCAATCGACGGTAGACTTTCTCGAAGCCCAAGATATTCAGGCGCACCTGCTGGTCAAGCTGCCGGGGGGCACCGCCTGGAATGATGATATTCAGCGCTACGGACAGGGGCTGGTGCCCCCCTACCGAGTGTGGCGATTTCTGCGGCTGGCTCCCCATCAGCCCCTGCCCGCAGCGACCGATCATGAGGTTTTGCTAGCTCTACGAGAGGGACATACTTGGCGCGGCGACTATTTCATTGTGGTTCAGTCTGAGGTGTTTGCGGCCATGGTGGTGGCCCACCGCATGCAGCCGCTGTCCGCGACCCCGCCGAGTGAGGGGCAAAGACTGCCCACTGAGACCGATGAGGACGACGATGGATCTTCCCCAGGGGAAGATGCTAGCGCTCGGTCGTCATACCTGTCGGTGTGCTGTTCGGTCAATCCTGAATTAATTGCCACGGTGGTCGAGGCCATTCGCTACCCCATCGACCAGGAGATAGCCGCAGGTGATTTAGATGCAGAGGTGGCGGCGCTTGCCCAAGCTTGGCCTCAGCCCGGCCCCAGTACCGCTCCAACCTCAGTGTCCTTAGCCCTGATCGATCGCTGGCTCAACTGGCAGCTCAAGCGCCAAGAGCATTTGCGCCAGTCGGCTTCTACCTACCGCCGCCAGGCCCTGAGCATGTCGACGCTGTCGTCCCAAAACGAAGTGCTGCTCAACACTTTGCGGCTCAAAGACAACTTTTTCAACACCGTAGGTCAAGAGCTACGCACCCCCCTAACGACCATTAAGACCGCCCTCACCCTGCTCGACTCGCCCCATATCAAGCCCCCCCAGCGACAGCGCTATATGGAGATGATCAGCCATGAGTGCGATCGCCAAAGTGCTCTGATCAGCGGTGTGCTCAACCTACTCCAGGTCGAAACTAGCCTCAGCCAAACCGAGCTAGACCCGCTCAATCTGGCAGAAGCCGTACCCCCGGTGGTGAGCACTTACCAACCCTTAGCCGCCGAAAAGGGCATTATGCTGGCCTACACAATTCCCAAAAAGATGCCTGCGGTAAGTTGCCCCGACAGCTGGCTGCGGCAAATCATGATGCACCTGCTCAACAACAGCCTGAAATATACCCCCAGCGGCGGCCAAGTGTGGGTGACAGCTCGTAGCACCCCCAACTTCGCTGAGATCGAAGTACGCGATACCGGTATTGGCCTATCTTCAGGCGATCTTCCTCGCATCTTCGATCACTTTTATCGCGGTCGCAACCTGCCCCCCGACGAAACCGAGGGAGCTGGGCTAGGGCTGTCGATTGTGCAGCAGCTACTGCTGTACTGTGGCGGCACCGTAGTGGCCCACAGCCAGCCCGACCTAGGGACGACGATGGTGGTGCGGTTACCCCTCTACCACAGCAGCCCCGACCGTTAG
- the queA gene encoding tRNA preQ1(34) S-adenosylmethionine ribosyltransferase-isomerase QueA produces MHDRQQLTPPTDSTLGLASSPQDQPSSPDYALEAYQYLLPPEKIAQTPVTPRDASRLLVVDSPTTHRHHHFRDLPTLLRPGDLLVLNDTRVIPARLLGHKPGGAQVEVFLLEDQGNHQWLALVRPGRRLKPGATVHFGPNPDQPDLVAQVLATDPETSGRLLQFEPQGGESLFALFERLGEVPLPPYITDTAASPEQYQTVYATAPGAVAAPTAGLHFTPELFERLDEIGVGRSHITLHVGVGTFRPVEADNILEHKMHGEWIDVSAETVAQINATKAQGGRVIAVGTTAVRALEGAAQTGQLGPWQGKTNLFIYPGYQYRVVDGLITNFHLPGSSLLMLVSALVGRERLLALYAEAIEQDYRFYSFGDAMLILPEAKLLPPSPQP; encoded by the coding sequence ATGCACGATCGTCAACAACTGACACCCCCAACAGACTCAACCTTAGGCCTGGCATCAAGCCCCCAGGACCAACCCTCATCCCCTGACTATGCCTTGGAGGCGTATCAGTATCTCTTGCCGCCAGAAAAAATTGCTCAAACCCCGGTTACGCCGAGAGATGCCTCACGGCTGCTGGTGGTCGATAGCCCCACCACCCATCGCCACCACCACTTTCGCGACCTGCCGACCCTGCTGCGCCCCGGCGATCTGCTGGTTCTCAACGATACGCGGGTAATACCGGCTCGATTGCTCGGCCACAAGCCGGGCGGTGCCCAAGTCGAAGTGTTTTTGCTAGAAGACCAGGGCAACCACCAGTGGCTGGCGCTGGTGCGTCCGGGTCGCCGCCTGAAGCCAGGGGCAACGGTGCACTTTGGCCCCAACCCCGACCAGCCCGACCTGGTGGCCCAGGTGCTGGCTACCGACCCCGAGACTAGCGGTCGCCTGCTCCAGTTTGAGCCCCAGGGCGGTGAGTCTCTGTTTGCCCTCTTTGAGCGCCTGGGGGAAGTTCCCCTCCCTCCCTACATTACCGATACCGCCGCCTCGCCTGAGCAGTACCAAACGGTTTACGCCACAGCCCCCGGTGCGGTGGCGGCCCCAACGGCGGGGCTGCATTTTACCCCTGAGCTATTTGAGCGCCTCGATGAGATTGGGGTGGGGCGATCGCACATTACGCTCCACGTGGGGGTAGGCACCTTTCGCCCCGTCGAAGCCGACAACATTCTTGAGCACAAAATGCACGGCGAATGGATCGATGTCTCGGCAGAAACGGTAGCGCAAATCAACGCCACCAAAGCCCAGGGCGGACGGGTGATTGCCGTGGGCACGACCGCCGTGCGCGCCTTAGAAGGGGCCGCCCAAACCGGTCAGCTAGGCCCCTGGCAGGGCAAAACCAATCTATTTATTTATCCTGGTTACCAGTATCGGGTGGTGGATGGGCTGATCACCAACTTTCACCTGCCTGGATCGAGCCTGCTGATGCTGGTCAGTGCCCTGGTGGGGCGAGAGCGGCTACTGGCCCTCTATGCCGAGGCCATTGAGCAAGACTATCGGTTTTACTCCTTTGGCGATGCCATGCTGATTTTGCCAGAAGCCAAATTGTTGCCACCCAGCCCTCAACCCTAG
- a CDS encoding UDP-N-acetylmuramoyl-L-alanyl-D-glutamate--2,6-diaminopimelate ligase, protein MKLRQLLEDLPAGLIDAGFSLSEGMGDPDIKGICTNSHACQPGDVFIGMPGTRVDGGEFWPSAIDSGAAAALVSAQALQVRPVEGDACVVPMTDMSVACAEVAAKFYNYPARQMGLIGVTGTNGKTTTTHLVEHLLNASEQPTALLGTLYTRWPGYQKTALYTTPFAVELQAELATARDAGCRYAVLEVSSHALAQKRVWGCPFEVAVFTNLTQDHLDYHRDMEDYFQAKALLFNETYLAGRAVVNIDTPYGDRLVAQLASDRVWTYSTQNSGADLYTGDLTYQANGVTGTLTTPLGTVPFSSPLVGQFNLENLLAAVGAALHLGVSLDTIAAALPGFGGVPGRMEQVKVAEAQDISVIVDYAHTPDSLKNSLQAARPFVPGRLICVFGCGGDRDRTKRPQMGRIAYELADAVVVTSDNPRTEDPEQILRDVVAGIPAELGADQVVGDRATAIQAAIEMAQPGDGILIAGKGHEDYQILGTEKIHFDDREQARCFLKKRYIS, encoded by the coding sequence ATGAAGCTGCGCCAACTGCTTGAGGACCTGCCCGCCGGGCTGATCGACGCTGGATTTTCGCTATCGGAGGGGATGGGCGACCCTGACATCAAAGGCATTTGCACCAATTCTCACGCCTGCCAGCCTGGGGATGTATTCATTGGTATGCCAGGTACCCGCGTCGATGGCGGTGAGTTTTGGCCTAGCGCGATCGACTCTGGGGCGGCAGCGGCTCTGGTATCGGCTCAGGCGCTCCAGGTACGACCGGTCGAGGGCGATGCCTGTGTGGTACCCATGACCGATATGTCGGTGGCCTGTGCCGAAGTGGCAGCCAAGTTCTACAACTATCCAGCCCGGCAGATGGGCTTAATCGGGGTGACAGGTACCAATGGCAAGACCACCACAACGCATTTGGTAGAGCACTTGCTGAATGCATCAGAGCAGCCCACAGCCCTGTTAGGCACGCTCTACACTCGCTGGCCAGGGTACCAAAAGACAGCGCTTTACACTACGCCTTTTGCGGTCGAACTCCAGGCCGAACTGGCCACCGCGCGGGATGCAGGCTGTCGCTACGCGGTGCTGGAAGTCAGCTCCCACGCCCTGGCCCAAAAGCGGGTGTGGGGCTGCCCCTTTGAGGTGGCGGTGTTCACCAACCTGACCCAGGACCACCTCGACTACCACCGCGACATGGAGGACTACTTCCAGGCCAAGGCGCTGCTGTTTAACGAGACCTATCTGGCTGGTCGCGCGGTGGTGAATATCGATACGCCCTACGGCGATCGCCTCGTTGCCCAACTGGCGAGCGATCGCGTCTGGACCTACAGCACCCAAAACTCTGGAGCCGACCTGTATACGGGCGATCTGACCTACCAGGCCAATGGCGTGACGGGAACGCTGACAACCCCTCTAGGCACGGTGCCCTTTAGCTCGCCGCTGGTGGGGCAGTTTAACCTAGAGAATTTGCTGGCGGCGGTGGGGGCAGCCCTGCACCTGGGCGTTTCCCTAGACACGATCGCAGCTGCCCTACCGGGCTTTGGCGGCGTGCCGGGACGCATGGAGCAGGTGAAGGTGGCCGAGGCCCAAGACATCAGCGTGATCGTGGACTACGCCCACACACCCGATAGTTTGAAAAATTCATTGCAGGCGGCGCGGCCCTTTGTGCCGGGGCGGCTGATCTGCGTATTTGGCTGCGGCGGCGATCGCGATCGCACCAAACGCCCCCAGATGGGTCGCATTGCCTACGAATTAGCTGATGCCGTGGTGGTCACCTCCGACAACCCCCGCACCGAAGACCCCGAGCAGATCCTGCGCGATGTCGTGGCGGGCATTCCAGCCGAGCTAGGGGCAGACCAGGTGGTGGGCGATCGCGCTACCGCTATCCAGGCTGCGATCGAGATGGCCCAGCCGGGCGACGGCATTTTGATTGCAGGCAAGGGCCACGAAGATTACCAGATTCTCGGTACCGAAAAGATCCACTTTGACGATCGCGAGCAGGCTCGCTGTTTCCTTAAAAAACGGTATATTAGCTAA
- the rarD gene encoding EamA family transporter RarD, whose translation MTLPTSATRSQHSEASLGPLYALLAYSSWGLLPVYWKFFGGTPAVEVLSHRMIWSAVFLVGILLVKRRLGDLRALLQSPRKVLVLLLTASLLTFNWGLYIYGVNSDRVVEASLGYYINPLVTVLLGFVFLKERLYRGQQVAVALAVVGVGYFIWQLGTVPWIALSLAVSFAFYGLLRKVVTVTPLVGLTVETLLITPITLLFVGWLGATGQGRFGESWPMTLLFVGAGVATSMPLLWFNNAAKRLKLATLGFFQYLAPSLSLLLGVFVYGEPFTPVHGVTFGCIWAALLLYSVTALRARGEVKGEG comes from the coding sequence TTGACCTTACCTACCTCTGCTACCCGGAGCCAGCACAGCGAGGCCAGCCTAGGCCCGCTCTATGCCCTACTGGCCTACAGCAGTTGGGGGCTGTTGCCCGTCTACTGGAAGTTTTTTGGCGGCACCCCCGCGGTAGAGGTGCTGAGCCACCGGATGATTTGGTCGGCTGTATTTTTGGTGGGCATTTTGCTGGTGAAGCGGCGGCTGGGCGATCTCAGGGCGCTGCTCCAGTCGCCCCGCAAGGTTTTAGTGCTGCTGCTAACCGCCAGCCTGCTCACCTTTAATTGGGGGCTGTACATCTACGGGGTCAATAGCGATCGCGTAGTAGAGGCCAGCCTGGGCTACTATATCAACCCCCTGGTGACCGTGCTGCTAGGGTTTGTCTTTCTCAAAGAACGCCTGTATCGGGGGCAGCAGGTGGCTGTGGCCCTGGCGGTAGTGGGGGTGGGCTACTTTATCTGGCAGTTGGGCACCGTGCCGTGGATTGCGCTGAGCTTAGCCGTTTCGTTTGCCTTCTACGGGCTACTGCGCAAGGTGGTGACGGTGACTCCCCTGGTGGGCCTCACCGTCGAAACGTTGCTGATTACACCGATCACGCTGTTGTTTGTGGGCTGGCTAGGGGCCACCGGGCAAGGTCGGTTTGGCGAAAGCTGGCCGATGACGCTGCTGTTTGTTGGCGCTGGGGTAGCCACGTCCATGCCGCTGCTGTGGTTTAACAATGCCGCCAAACGCCTGAAGCTGGCGACGCTTGGTTTTTTTCAATACCTGGCCCCTTCGCTATCGCTGCTGCTGGGGGTGTTTGTGTACGGCGAACCGTTTACCCCCGTGCATGGGGTTACCTTTGGCTGCATTTGGGCGGCGCTGTTGTTGTACTCGGTGACAGCGCTGCGGGCGAGGGGGGAGGTGAAGGGTGAAGGGTGA